From Humisphaera borealis, the proteins below share one genomic window:
- a CDS encoding coiled-coil domain-containing protein, which translates to MRWMLGLAIAGAAPILAPAPVQAGYAYQQWEFQRDRLRSEIDLADFQLRRAQADADASRASFDAARRNADALAAQLAGADRARTEVAQRLADFDGNMTRMTVDREQAAMDRATIQAAANPVLTAHAAATGDRQKAEADATAAFEAGPTFQNAAASAAAAQRELSAAEQTLLDALSKTPEFARAEFEVRSANAILQAVRAERPPGDTTLAGVSQQAIDARNRLEALKRSSLEGDPVVRAARNGVTMAAKFVEILRAEFARLLPTEPAVAAAIARLQQIQPDFDRASADLKQADERLARIDTAIAGMTADRDKAVAERERIDGDLLAMQRDMDRARADMDDASARLNGALAAADAIARDRDQLIYELQSQNLARPRPVFVPVCPTPVFCPPPSVCPPEPIYCPPPRVVCPPSFVVVIGWGNDDWRRSPRDRWDRDDRHRPGHDRDRDDNHRSRPQQPNIAPRLPVEQRRQTVVVTTDNPRPFVGPTAPGRTSRPAIEGPAITSGRNTGQAAPRTGQATPRTGQAAPQIGQAAPRTGQVLPRTDQAMPGRLPVEDDAQVAAARLSAGRDMQRQQELLRQAQAEQSKALREAKEAAAKQKEQSARLDREQADLARQRSTQLKQDDDRQALAEKAAKALATKEKSLRDETSRAAADQSRREADLKKLHDAEQARIRADDAERARQAAAAKKIAEESAKRETARLKDVEQERIKEGQLIDLQKRAAEEARKNAAETARRDAERAREIDRQRAQDREAAQAQKRAEEESRRQAAEMAKRESARLKELESQKRIADEARREAAEANQRRIAAEKARSESQRRQSVEPRPEPRPEPRPEPRQRDQGSLRGNDTEAKPPARPGRR; encoded by the coding sequence TTGCGATGGATGCTAGGTTTGGCGATTGCCGGGGCCGCGCCAATTCTTGCGCCTGCGCCCGTCCAGGCGGGCTACGCCTACCAGCAGTGGGAGTTCCAGCGCGATCGGCTGCGCTCCGAGATCGATCTGGCCGACTTCCAGCTCCGCCGGGCGCAAGCCGACGCCGATGCGTCGCGCGCCAGCTTTGATGCCGCCCGGCGTAACGCCGACGCACTGGCTGCTCAGCTCGCCGGGGCTGATCGTGCGCGGACGGAGGTCGCACAGCGCCTTGCCGACTTCGACGGCAACATGACCCGCATGACGGTCGACCGCGAGCAGGCCGCTATGGACCGGGCGACAATCCAGGCCGCCGCCAATCCCGTCCTGACGGCCCATGCCGCCGCGACCGGCGATCGTCAGAAAGCAGAGGCCGATGCGACCGCCGCGTTCGAGGCCGGCCCGACATTTCAAAACGCCGCGGCATCCGCGGCGGCGGCCCAGCGCGAGCTGTCTGCCGCCGAGCAGACCCTTCTCGATGCATTGTCCAAGACCCCAGAGTTCGCCCGCGCCGAGTTTGAAGTCCGGTCTGCCAACGCCATCCTGCAGGCGGTCCGCGCCGAGCGCCCTCCGGGCGACACGACTCTCGCCGGCGTCAGCCAGCAGGCGATCGATGCCCGAAACAGGCTCGAAGCGCTCAAGCGATCGTCGCTCGAGGGCGACCCGGTCGTGCGGGCCGCCCGCAACGGCGTCACCATGGCTGCGAAATTCGTCGAGATCCTTCGCGCCGAGTTCGCCAGGCTGTTGCCGACCGAGCCGGCCGTCGCGGCGGCGATCGCCCGGCTCCAGCAGATTCAGCCGGACTTCGACCGCGCCTCGGCCGATCTGAAACAGGCCGACGAACGGCTCGCCCGGATCGACACGGCGATCGCCGGGATGACCGCCGACCGCGACAAGGCCGTCGCCGAAAGGGAGCGCATCGATGGTGACCTTCTCGCCATGCAGCGGGACATGGACCGCGCCCGCGCCGACATGGACGACGCCTCTGCCCGGCTGAACGGCGCGCTCGCCGCCGCCGACGCGATCGCCCGCGACCGGGACCAGCTCATTTACGAATTGCAATCACAGAACCTCGCCCGCCCGCGGCCGGTGTTCGTGCCGGTGTGCCCGACCCCGGTGTTCTGCCCGCCGCCGTCGGTCTGTCCGCCGGAACCCATCTACTGCCCACCGCCCCGCGTGGTCTGCCCGCCGAGCTTCGTGGTGGTCATCGGTTGGGGGAATGACGATTGGCGTCGCTCGCCCCGTGACCGATGGGACCGCGACGACCGCCACCGGCCCGGCCACGACCGCGACCGCGACGACAACCATCGATCCCGTCCGCAGCAGCCGAACATCGCGCCGCGCTTGCCGGTCGAGCAGCGACGGCAGACGGTGGTCGTGACGACCGACAACCCCAGGCCGTTCGTCGGCCCGACCGCACCCGGCCGAACCTCGCGGCCCGCGATCGAGGGGCCTGCAATCACGTCAGGACGCAATACCGGTCAGGCTGCTCCTCGAACTGGCCAAGCGACGCCTCGAACGGGCCAGGCAGCGCCTCAGATCGGTCAGGCTGCGCCTCGAACGGGTCAGGTTTTGCCTCGAACCGATCAGGCGATGCCCGGGCGGTTGCCCGTTGAGGACGATGCCCAGGTCGCGGCGGCACGACTGTCGGCCGGCCGCGATATGCAGCGTCAGCAGGAACTTCTGCGGCAGGCACAGGCCGAACAATCCAAGGCGTTGCGCGAGGCGAAGGAAGCGGCCGCGAAGCAGAAGGAGCAGTCCGCCCGGCTCGACCGCGAGCAGGCCGATCTTGCCCGACAGCGCAGCACCCAGTTGAAGCAGGACGACGATCGCCAGGCGCTTGCCGAGAAGGCGGCCAAGGCACTGGCGACGAAGGAGAAGTCGCTCCGCGACGAAACCTCGCGGGCGGCGGCGGATCAGTCTCGGCGAGAAGCCGATCTCAAGAAGCTTCACGACGCGGAACAGGCGCGCATTCGCGCCGACGACGCCGAGCGCGCCCGACAGGCTGCAGCGGCGAAGAAGATCGCCGAGGAGTCGGCGAAGCGAGAAACCGCCCGGCTGAAGGACGTCGAGCAAGAGCGGATCAAGGAAGGCCAGTTGATCGATCTTCAGAAGCGGGCCGCGGAAGAGGCCAGGAAGAACGCCGCCGAGACCGCCCGCCGCGACGCGGAACGCGCCCGCGAGATCGATCGTCAACGGGCCCAGGACCGCGAGGCTGCCCAGGCTCAGAAGCGAGCGGAAGAGGAATCGCGCCGGCAGGCCGCCGAGATGGCAAAGCGCGAATCGGCGAGGCTGAAGGAGCTCGAGTCGCAGAAGCGCATCGCCGATGAAGCCCGGCGCGAAGCCGCCGAGGCGAATCAGCGTCGGATCGCGGCCGAGAAAGCCCGCAGCGAGTCGCAGCGTCGCCAGTCGGTGGAGCCCCGCCCCGAGCCCCGCCCCGAACCCCGCCCCGAACCGCGGCAGCGCGACCAGGGCAGCCTCCGGGGTAATGACACCGAAGCCAAACCGCCAGCCCGACCCGGCCGCCGCTGA
- a CDS encoding DUF1501 domain-containing protein has product MLNDDLLRPTVSPLSRRQMLLQAGNGFGYLALAGLLGQQAQAATAGAVAGGVTAPAPGYASPLAAKQPHFPARAKRVIFLFMQGAPSHLDTFDYKPKLATLSGPAGGKGKLLPSPFKFKQHGKSGHWISELFPNVAQQADKLCMLHGMHTDNPAHPQATIQLHTGSVNFVRPSVGAWVLYGLGTQNENLPGYITINPPTGLGGAQNFGSAFLPATFQGTRIDATDRNIADIRNNFLTGTQQRKQLDLIQQMNRDLLRKSGPNEQLDGVIESYELGFRMQGAVPKLMDISDEKPETLAMYGADSGMTQTFGRQCLLARRFAEAGVRFIEVCFQGWDQHQALKAKLTQNCGSTDKPIAALLTDLEQRGLLKDTLVIWGGEFGRTPSGQNGDGRNHNNRGYTMWMAGGGVKGGTSWGATDETGGTAVENKTHVHDLHATTLALLGLDHEKLTFKYAGRNFRLTDVYGNVVKQIMA; this is encoded by the coding sequence ATGCTGAACGACGACCTGCTTCGTCCGACCGTCTCCCCGCTTTCCCGCCGGCAGATGCTTCTCCAGGCCGGCAACGGCTTTGGCTATCTCGCGCTGGCCGGTCTGCTCGGACAGCAGGCACAGGCGGCGACGGCCGGGGCGGTGGCCGGCGGCGTGACGGCACCGGCTCCCGGCTATGCGTCGCCGCTGGCGGCAAAGCAGCCGCACTTCCCCGCCCGCGCCAAGCGGGTCATCTTCCTGTTCATGCAGGGTGCCCCGTCGCACCTGGACACCTTCGACTACAAACCCAAGCTCGCCACGCTCTCCGGCCCGGCCGGCGGTAAGGGCAAGCTGCTGCCGTCGCCGTTCAAGTTCAAGCAGCACGGCAAGAGCGGCCACTGGATCAGCGAGCTGTTCCCCAACGTCGCCCAACAGGCCGACAAGCTCTGCATGCTCCACGGCATGCACACTGACAACCCCGCCCACCCGCAGGCGACCATTCAGCTCCACACTGGCAGCGTGAACTTCGTCCGCCCGAGCGTCGGCGCGTGGGTGCTGTACGGCCTGGGAACGCAGAACGAAAACCTGCCGGGTTACATCACCATTAATCCGCCCACCGGCCTCGGCGGGGCACAGAACTTCGGTTCTGCCTTCCTGCCGGCGACGTTCCAGGGCACCCGCATCGACGCCACCGACCGTAACATCGCCGACATCCGCAACAACTTCCTGACCGGCACTCAGCAGCGTAAGCAGCTCGACCTCATCCAGCAGATGAACCGCGACCTGCTCCGCAAGTCCGGCCCGAACGAGCAGCTCGACGGCGTCATCGAAAGCTACGAGCTGGGCTTCCGCATGCAGGGCGCCGTGCCCAAGCTCATGGACATCTCCGACGAGAAGCCCGAAACCCTCGCGATGTACGGCGCTGATAGCGGCATGACCCAAACCTTCGGCCGTCAGTGCCTGCTGGCCCGGCGGTTTGCCGAGGCGGGCGTGCGGTTTATCGAAGTCTGCTTCCAGGGCTGGGACCAACACCAGGCGCTCAAGGCCAAGCTGACGCAGAACTGCGGATCGACCGACAAGCCAATCGCGGCTTTGCTGACCGATCTCGAGCAGCGCGGGCTGCTGAAAGACACCTTGGTTATCTGGGGCGGCGAGTTCGGCCGCACCCCCTCCGGCCAGAACGGCGACGGCCGCAACCACAACAACCGCGGCTACACCATGTGGATGGCCGGCGGCGGCGTGAAGGGCGGCACCAGCTGGGGCGCCACCGACGAGACCGGCGGCACCGCCGTCGAGAACAAGACCCACGTCCACGACCTCCACGCCACCACGCTGGCGCTGCTCGGCCTGGATCACGAGAAGCTCACCTTCAAGTACGCCGGCCGCAACTTCCGCCTGACCGACGTCTACGGCAACGTGGTCAAGCAAATCATGGCCTAG
- a CDS encoding PSD1 and planctomycete cytochrome C domain-containing protein, producing MTANASWIRSAFQVSAAFAVALVLPAIHAAALDTKGDKKNPDKKPAAKQPAAPAKAPAAAPVVAKPASTKTDPAALAFFERKIRPVLIQQCYQCHSAKSEKLKANLLCDSREGLLKGGDSGPSIIPGSPGKSLFIKAIQWTDQDMQMPPKTQLPPAVVADFVQWVQMGAPWPAERKPGDLAKGDSQADRWSQLKSDHWAWQPISAAKAPEVKDPAWPRSDVDKFVLATLDEKGMKPVGDADRVTLIRRVTFDLTGLPPKPADVVAFVQDKSPKAFETVVDRLLASPQFGERWGRHWLDVARYSESTGSTRNYPYHQAWRYRDYVIDSFNKDKPYNTFITEQLAGDLMPAANAAEKNERLIATGYLAMGVKDLNERDHDKYVMDNVDEQIDTFGRSILATTIACARCHDHKFDPIPTTEYYQIAGIFRSTEILAGVQNKRGGMKRDYHDENALHHLAPESSAVSAVPAASEGPGRQKKLDALKAELEEKQTQVRKIMTDAGVKADKDNIKKLAKSDPALVKKLQGKRQEIQELRAEIEKLEGGAVAEKAPAAAGGAMAIGARDVAKPVDCRINIRGDHDNLGDAVPRGYVSLFKAPQPAIKASESGRLQLAAWVTSPQNPLTSRVMVNRIWHHLFGEGLVRTMDNFGTTGEEPSHPELLDQLARQFMNDGWSVKKMVRSLVLTRTYQLASTYDAKNYEIDPGNVLLWKHPQRRMDAEEIRDAMLFVGQNLNLSRPSGSPVASMPFVEIREGRKGAMFDRGGTDHRSVYVPVVRALVQPMLDAFDFAEPTMVTGDRDVTTVATQALFMMNNEFTIDQARRLADKILSDSSIGNDEVRVDHAYGWTLGRSATVAERARAMQYVNQFAADAASSKTARSDAWTGLVQALIASAEFRYVQ from the coding sequence ATGACGGCCAACGCATCCTGGATTCGATCGGCGTTCCAAGTGTCAGCGGCGTTTGCGGTCGCGCTGGTTCTGCCGGCGATTCATGCCGCCGCGCTGGACACCAAGGGGGATAAGAAAAACCCCGATAAGAAGCCGGCGGCAAAGCAGCCCGCCGCGCCCGCCAAGGCGCCTGCTGCGGCTCCCGTCGTCGCCAAGCCGGCTTCGACCAAGACCGACCCCGCCGCCCTGGCGTTCTTTGAACGTAAGATCAGGCCAGTTCTGATTCAGCAATGCTATCAGTGCCATTCGGCCAAGTCGGAGAAGCTCAAGGCCAACCTGCTTTGCGACAGCCGCGAAGGTTTGCTCAAGGGTGGCGATTCGGGCCCGTCGATCATCCCGGGAAGCCCCGGCAAGAGCCTGTTCATCAAAGCGATCCAGTGGACCGACCAAGACATGCAGATGCCGCCCAAGACGCAGCTGCCGCCGGCGGTGGTGGCGGACTTTGTCCAGTGGGTGCAGATGGGTGCCCCCTGGCCGGCCGAACGCAAGCCGGGCGACCTGGCCAAGGGCGATTCGCAGGCCGACCGCTGGAGCCAACTCAAGTCTGATCACTGGGCGTGGCAGCCGATAAGTGCAGCCAAGGCACCCGAAGTAAAGGACCCCGCCTGGCCGCGATCGGACGTGGACAAGTTCGTGCTCGCCACGCTGGACGAAAAGGGCATGAAGCCCGTCGGCGATGCCGACCGCGTCACGCTCATCCGCCGGGTGACCTTCGACCTGACCGGCCTGCCCCCGAAGCCGGCGGATGTGGTCGCGTTCGTGCAGGATAAATCCCCCAAGGCATTCGAAACCGTGGTCGATCGCCTGCTGGCGTCGCCGCAGTTCGGCGAGCGGTGGGGGCGTCACTGGCTTGACGTCGCCCGCTACAGCGAATCGACCGGATCCACCCGCAACTACCCCTATCATCAGGCCTGGCGTTATCGCGATTACGTCATCGACTCGTTCAACAAGGACAAGCCTTACAACACGTTCATCACCGAGCAGCTCGCCGGCGACCTCATGCCTGCCGCCAACGCCGCCGAGAAGAACGAACGGCTCATCGCCACCGGATACCTCGCGATGGGCGTGAAGGATCTGAATGAGCGTGACCACGACAAATACGTGATGGACAACGTCGACGAACAGATCGACACGTTCGGCCGGTCGATCCTCGCCACCACGATCGCCTGCGCCCGCTGCCACGATCACAAGTTCGATCCGATCCCGACGACCGAGTACTACCAGATCGCCGGCATCTTCCGCAGCACCGAGATCCTGGCCGGCGTGCAGAACAAGCGCGGCGGGATGAAGCGCGACTACCACGACGAAAACGCGCTGCACCACCTCGCTCCCGAAAGTTCGGCGGTTTCCGCCGTTCCGGCGGCGTCGGAAGGTCCGGGCAGGCAGAAGAAGCTAGACGCACTCAAGGCCGAACTCGAAGAGAAACAGACGCAGGTTCGCAAGATCATGACCGATGCCGGCGTCAAAGCCGACAAGGACAACATCAAGAAGCTGGCCAAGTCGGACCCGGCGCTGGTCAAGAAGCTCCAGGGCAAGCGGCAGGAGATTCAGGAACTTCGAGCCGAGATCGAAAAGCTTGAAGGCGGCGCCGTCGCCGAGAAAGCGCCCGCTGCGGCCGGCGGCGCAATGGCGATCGGGGCTCGCGACGTTGCCAAACCCGTCGATTGCCGCATCAACATCCGTGGCGATCACGACAACCTCGGCGACGCGGTCCCACGCGGCTACGTCTCGCTCTTCAAGGCGCCGCAGCCGGCGATCAAGGCGTCCGAAAGCGGTCGCCTGCAGCTGGCCGCCTGGGTGACCAGCCCGCAGAACCCGCTGACGTCGCGGGTCATGGTCAACCGCATCTGGCATCACCTGTTTGGCGAAGGCCTGGTGCGGACGATGGACAACTTCGGCACCACCGGCGAGGAACCGTCTCACCCCGAACTGCTCGATCAGCTTGCCCGGCAATTCATGAACGACGGCTGGTCGGTCAAAAAGATGGTCCGCTCGCTCGTGCTCACCCGCACCTACCAGCTGGCGTCCACCTATGACGCGAAAAACTACGAGATCGATCCTGGCAACGTATTGCTCTGGAAGCACCCGCAGCGCCGAATGGATGCCGAAGAGATCCGCGATGCCATGCTCTTTGTCGGCCAGAACCTGAACCTGAGCCGCCCGAGTGGATCGCCGGTCGCTTCCATGCCGTTTGTTGAGATTCGCGAAGGCCGCAAGGGAGCCATGTTCGATCGCGGCGGCACCGACCACCGCAGCGTTTACGTGCCCGTCGTCCGGGCGCTGGTCCAGCCCATGCTCGATGCCTTCGACTTTGCCGAGCCCACGATGGTCACCGGCGACCGCGACGTTACCACCGTCGCCACGCAGGCTTTGTTCATGATGAACAACGAGTTCACGATCGATCAGGCCCGACGGCTGGCCGACAAGATCCTCAGCGACAGCAGCATCGGTAACGACGAAGTCCGCGTTGATCATGCCTATGGCTGGACGCTCGGCCGGTCGGCAACGGTCGCCGAGCGGGCCCGGGCGATGCAATACGTCAATCAGTTTGCCGCCGATGCCGCCAGCTCGAAGACCGCCCGCAGCGACGCCTGGACGGGCCTCGTGCAGGCGCTGATCGCCAGTGCCGAGTTCCGGTATGTGCAGTGA
- a CDS encoding SDR family oxidoreductase translates to MSNELSGQVALVTGASRGLGRAIAEELAARGAKTAVNYFGNADLAGDVVRTIADRGGVARAFKADVRDEADVSRMVGEVEAAFGPIDILVINATGPQPFIPIEKLNWRAMLDQLEFFVKSPMLLVQSVVGQMKQRRTGRIINIGSEVFDKGVPEFSNYVAAKGAQLGLTRSWAMELAPFGIAVNLIAPGWIPTERHAGDPQEMKDAYAAGVPMKHMGENTDIARAVAFLAGEGGRFITGQKLSVNGGNTLG, encoded by the coding sequence ATGTCAAACGAACTTTCCGGGCAGGTTGCCCTGGTCACCGGTGCATCCCGCGGCCTCGGCCGGGCGATCGCAGAGGAACTCGCCGCCCGCGGCGCCAAGACCGCCGTCAATTACTTCGGCAACGCCGACCTCGCCGGCGACGTGGTGCGGACGATCGCCGATCGCGGCGGCGTCGCCCGGGCGTTCAAGGCCGATGTCCGCGACGAGGCGGACGTGAGCCGGATGGTCGGCGAAGTCGAAGCCGCGTTCGGCCCGATCGACATCCTGGTCATCAACGCGACCGGGCCGCAGCCGTTCATCCCGATCGAGAAGCTCAACTGGCGGGCGATGCTCGACCAGCTCGAGTTTTTCGTAAAGAGCCCGATGCTGCTCGTTCAGAGCGTGGTCGGCCAGATGAAGCAGCGACGCACCGGGCGGATCATCAACATCGGCTCGGAGGTCTTCGACAAAGGCGTGCCCGAGTTCTCGAACTACGTCGCCGCCAAGGGCGCACAGCTCGGGCTGACACGGTCGTGGGCGATGGAGCTGGCCCCGTTCGGCATCGCCGTGAACCTGATCGCGCCGGGTTGGATTCCCACCGAACGCCATGCCGGCGACCCGCAGGAAATGAAAGACGCCTACGCCGCCGGCGTGCCGATGAAGCACATGGGCGAAAACACCGACATCGCCAGGGCCGTGGCTTTTTTGGCAGGCGAAGGCGGGCGGTTTATCACCGGGCAGAAGCTGAGCGTGAACGGCGGAAATACGCTGGGTTGA
- a CDS encoding YdeI/OmpD-associated family protein — protein sequence MPAKSKASSADPPVLSFASKDDWEAWLDANHTSVDAIWLKFAKKASGVPSVVYAEALEVALCYGWIDGQVQSVDVTWYMQRFTPRRSRSKWSKINCAKVQTLIEQGRMKPAGQRQIELAKADGRWDAAYDSPRTATVPDDFAAALTKNKKAAAFFATLTGTNRYAILYRIQDAKRPETRKRRIEGFVEMLAAGKKVVP from the coding sequence ATGCCTGCAAAGTCCAAGGCATCTTCGGCCGATCCGCCGGTGCTGTCGTTCGCGTCAAAAGACGACTGGGAAGCGTGGCTCGACGCAAATCACACCAGCGTCGATGCCATCTGGCTGAAGTTCGCCAAGAAGGCGTCCGGTGTGCCGTCGGTGGTGTATGCCGAGGCTCTGGAAGTCGCACTATGCTACGGCTGGATCGACGGGCAGGTGCAGAGCGTTGACGTAACGTGGTACATGCAGCGGTTCACGCCGCGCCGGTCGCGGAGCAAGTGGTCGAAAATCAACTGTGCGAAGGTTCAGACGTTGATCGAGCAGGGGAGAATGAAGCCCGCCGGCCAACGGCAGATCGAACTGGCCAAAGCCGACGGTCGTTGGGACGCCGCCTACGATTCGCCCCGCACCGCAACCGTCCCCGACGATTTCGCGGCGGCGTTAACGAAGAACAAGAAGGCGGCGGCATTCTTTGCGACGCTGACCGGGACCAATCGCTACGCGATCCTGTACCGCATTCAGGACGCGAAAAGGCCCGAAACGCGGAAGCGACGGATCGAAGGGTTCGTCGAGATGCTGGCCGCGGGGAAGAAGGTCGTTCCGTAA
- a CDS encoding DUF1501 domain-containing protein, with protein sequence MLSDTNISTLLTRRQLFGRTSAGIGTAALASLLNPALLSAATATPASPAAPGVSPGVGAALKALQFAPKAKRVIYLVMSGGPSHIDLFDYKPSLRKIHGTELPEAIRQGQRLTGMTSGQKSFPCVAPMFDFKQYGKSGAWVSELLPHTSQIVDDIAIVKSMHTEAINHDPAITFLQTGSQQPGRPSLGAWLSYGLGSANENLPAFVVMISQGSGNKTDQPIFSRLWGSGFVPSQHQGVRLRTGGDPVLYLSNPAGIDGESRRTMLDASAQLNKMAADAFGDPEINTRIAQYEMAFRMQASVPDLTDLKQESKATLDMYGLDADGNHPTDGGYARNCLLARRMAERGVRFVQLMHRGWDQHSSLPKQIRGQCKDVDQPSAALIKDLKNRGLLEDTLVIWGGEFGRTIYSQGTLSKDNHGRDHHGRCFTMWMAGGGIKPGLVYGETDDYSYNIVKDPVHIHDFNATVLRCLGIDHEQLTYRFQGRNFRLTDVHGNVVKALLA encoded by the coding sequence ATGCTAAGCGACACGAACATCAGCACCCTCCTCACCCGCCGACAACTCTTCGGCCGGACCTCGGCCGGCATTGGCACCGCCGCTCTGGCGTCGCTGCTGAACCCTGCGTTGCTGTCGGCGGCGACGGCAACGCCCGCATCGCCGGCTGCACCGGGGGTGTCGCCGGGCGTCGGGGCGGCTCTCAAGGCGCTGCAGTTCGCGCCCAAGGCAAAGCGGGTCATTTACCTGGTCATGTCGGGCGGGCCTTCGCACATCGATCTGTTCGACTACAAGCCTTCGCTCCGCAAGATCCACGGCACAGAGCTGCCCGAAGCGATCCGCCAAGGGCAGCGGCTGACCGGGATGACCAGCGGGCAGAAGTCATTCCCCTGCGTCGCGCCGATGTTCGACTTCAAGCAGTACGGCAAGAGCGGTGCGTGGGTGAGCGAACTGCTCCCGCACACGTCGCAGATCGTGGATGACATCGCGATCGTCAAGTCGATGCACACGGAGGCGATCAACCACGACCCTGCGATCACCTTCCTGCAAACCGGTTCGCAGCAGCCCGGCCGGCCTTCGCTCGGGGCATGGCTCAGTTATGGGCTCGGCAGCGCCAACGAAAACCTGCCGGCGTTCGTGGTCATGATCTCCCAGGGCAGCGGTAACAAGACCGATCAGCCGATCTTCAGCCGGCTCTGGGGCAGCGGCTTCGTCCCCAGCCAGCACCAGGGTGTGCGGCTGCGGACCGGCGGCGATCCGGTGCTGTACTTGTCGAACCCCGCCGGCATCGACGGCGAAAGCCGTCGGACCATGCTCGACGCCTCCGCCCAGCTCAACAAGATGGCCGCCGATGCCTTCGGCGACCCGGAAATCAACACCCGCATCGCCCAGTACGAGATGGCGTTCCGCATGCAGGCGAGCGTGCCCGACCTGACCGACCTGAAACAGGAATCCAAGGCAACGCTCGACATGTACGGCCTGGATGCCGACGGCAATCATCCCACCGACGGCGGCTACGCCCGCAACTGCCTGCTCGCACGCCGAATGGCCGAGCGCGGCGTTCGGTTCGTGCAGCTCATGCATCGGGGCTGGGACCAGCACAGCAGCCTGCCCAAGCAGATTCGCGGCCAGTGCAAGGACGTCGATCAGCCGTCGGCGGCGCTCATCAAAGACCTCAAGAACCGCGGCTTGCTCGAAGACACGCTGGTCATCTGGGGCGGCGAGTTCGGCCGGACGATCTACAGCCAGGGCACGCTCAGCAAGGACAACCACGGCCGCGACCACCACGGCCGCTGCTTCACGATGTGGATGGCCGGCGGCGGCATCAAGCCGGGTTTGGTCTACGGCGAAACCGACGACTACTCGTACAACATCGTGAAAGACCCGGTTCACATTCACGACTTCAACGCGACAGTTTTGCGCTGTCTCGGTATCGACCACGAGCAGCTCACGTATCGCTTCCAGGGCCGCAACTTCCGGCTCACCGACGTGCACGGGAATGTGGTTAAGGCGCTGCTTGCGTGA
- a CDS encoding type II toxin-antitoxin system RelE/ParE family toxin: protein MKVTFEPDAEAELLHAVDYHNRIEPGLGDDLSGAVEEAIDLAVQFPEAWQIVEEGARRIRTKRFQYGVVYLFEGDSIHVIAVMHLRRKPGYWLDRLG, encoded by the coding sequence ATGAAGGTTACTTTTGAACCGGATGCCGAAGCGGAGCTGCTTCACGCCGTCGACTATCACAACCGGATAGAGCCGGGGCTGGGCGATGACCTATCCGGTGCGGTCGAAGAGGCCATTGACCTTGCCGTGCAGTTTCCCGAAGCGTGGCAGATTGTCGAAGAGGGCGCGCGGCGCATTCGTACGAAGCGATTCCAATATGGAGTCGTTTACTTGTTCGAAGGCGATTCGATTCATGTCATCGCCGTGATGCACTTGCGTCGAAAGCCGGGGTACTGGCTCGATCGGCTAGGGTAG
- a CDS encoding addiction module protein, with the protein MTAQMQSVREAALSLSRDERARLAEELMLSLDDPILADAEQAEVDAAWAHEIRRRIAAHRSGQTTPIPAQEVFAKLRARRA; encoded by the coding sequence ATGACTGCCCAGATGCAATCTGTTCGGGAAGCTGCGTTGTCTCTTTCCCGCGACGAACGTGCGAGGCTCGCGGAAGAGCTGATGTTGAGCTTGGACGATCCGATACTAGCCGATGCGGAGCAAGCCGAGGTTGACGCCGCCTGGGCCCACGAGATTCGACGACGAATCGCAGCGCACCGAAGCGGACAAACGACGCCCATCCCGGCGCAGGAAGTGTTCGCCAAGCTGCGCGCGAGGCGTGCATGA